Proteins co-encoded in one Chryseobacterium foetidum genomic window:
- a CDS encoding Crp/Fnr family transcriptional regulator has protein sequence MESFERFIKKTISIDETELKIVLSRCRKKSVPKGKLVLKKGQIANQYFFIISGGLRFFYEGLTSENTTWVVFKNEFLTEISSLNPQKPTRFNIIAVEDTELIVIDKKDMDFLYGHIPVWHEFGRKIWEETTVRMIDQILNFQTLTAEERYLEFVNTPEILQKIPVKQLAGVLGITPNALSRIRKNIK, from the coding sequence ATGGAAAGCTTCGAAAGATTTATAAAAAAGACGATTAGTATTGATGAAACCGAATTGAAAATTGTACTGTCGAGATGCAGAAAAAAGTCGGTTCCGAAAGGGAAACTAGTCTTGAAAAAAGGACAGATTGCCAATCAGTATTTTTTTATTATTTCCGGGGGTCTGCGTTTCTTTTATGAAGGCCTGACCAGTGAAAATACAACCTGGGTCGTTTTTAAAAATGAGTTTTTGACAGAAATATCGAGCCTCAATCCGCAAAAACCAACAAGGTTTAATATCATTGCTGTCGAAGATACAGAGCTGATTGTAATTGATAAAAAAGATATGGATTTCCTGTATGGTCATATTCCTGTATGGCATGAGTTCGGCAGGAAAATCTGGGAGGAAACGACTGTCAGAATGATAGATCAGATTTTGAATTTTCAAACACTTACTGCTGAAGAACGGTATCTGGAGTTCGTCAATACACCGGAGATTCTGCAAAAAATCCCTGTCAAACAATTGGCAGGCGTCTTAGGCATCACGCCCAATGCTTTGAGCCGAATACGAAAAAATATTAAATAA
- a CDS encoding GNAT family N-acetyltransferase translates to MRDIQIRKAENRDLISLQKIGKLTFSETFSSDNLEENLRSYLENAFSTEKVKSELSDKNSQFYLAELDKKIIGYLKVNLGDSQTEIKSKKSLEIERIYVVKEFHGKNAGQILYEKAIEVAKEMEVDFVWLGVWEKNLRAIRFYEKNGFTAFDKHVFKLGNEEQIDILMKLMLLRS, encoded by the coding sequence ATGCGAGATATACAAATAAGAAAAGCAGAAAACAGAGATCTTATCAGCCTGCAAAAAATTGGTAAGCTTACATTTTCCGAAACCTTCTCTTCAGATAACCTGGAAGAAAATTTAAGATCATATCTTGAAAATGCATTCTCAACAGAGAAAGTAAAAAGCGAACTCTCAGATAAAAACTCTCAGTTTTATTTGGCAGAGCTTGACAAGAAGATCATAGGTTACTTAAAAGTGAACCTGGGAGATTCACAAACTGAAATTAAAAGTAAAAAATCACTGGAAATTGAAAGGATCTACGTAGTGAAAGAGTTTCACGGAAAGAACGCCGGACAAATACTTTACGAAAAAGCTATTGAAGTGGCCAAAGAAATGGAAGTAGATTTTGTATGGCTTGGCGTTTGGGAAAAAAACCTTAGAGCAATTCGCTTCTATGAAAAAAATGGATTTACAGCATTTGACAAACATGTATTCAAACTGGGAAATGAAGAACAGATTGACATTTTGATGAAACTGATGCTTCTGCGCAGTTAA
- a CDS encoding Crp/Fnr family transcriptional regulator, which produces MDIEQILDKIYPLSESSKQILKSHITELKFPKNYVIIQQDKIEKDFYFIKNGIARTYIQYDGDETTFSFGKEGETIISFNSYIADDEGYESVELLEDCTLYKLNTKDLRKLYIENIEIANWGIRFAEDLLLRAESRLLARHFGNAADRYELLLKNYPLLLQRVQLGYIASYLGITQVSLSRIRACTK; this is translated from the coding sequence ATGGATATCGAACAAATACTTGATAAGATCTATCCCCTGTCAGAATCTTCTAAGCAGATACTCAAAAGTCACATCACTGAACTAAAATTCCCTAAAAATTATGTGATCATCCAACAGGATAAAATTGAAAAAGATTTTTACTTTATCAAAAATGGGATCGCCAGAACATATATTCAGTATGATGGCGATGAAACTACATTTTCCTTCGGGAAAGAAGGAGAAACCATCATTTCTTTCAATAGTTATATTGCCGATGATGAAGGCTATGAGAGTGTTGAACTGCTGGAAGATTGTACACTTTACAAACTTAATACAAAAGACCTGCGAAAGTTATACATTGAAAACATAGAGATTGCCAATTGGGGTATTAGGTTTGCGGAAGATTTGCTTTTAAGAGCAGAAAGCAGATTGCTGGCAAGGCATTTCGGAAATGCTGCCGATCGATATGAATTGTTGTTAAAAAATTATCCCCTTTTATTACAGAGAGTTCAGCTGGGATATATTGCCTCTTATTTAGGGATCACACAGGTGAGCTTAAGCCGAATCAGAGCCTGCACAAAATAG
- a CDS encoding linear amide C-N hydrolase, protein MKIFFLRYILISALVYSVQSKACSAFLLTGNNYNVVGFNENWKTMPGMIVINKRDVLKRNISWQNLTTDQTQANKQWTSKFGSVTFNLLGYDLPCYGVNEKGLFLVELYLEETSKVYNPKQPDMFWAQWIQYQLDNYKTVKEVVDHLNDGPNINWWPNAAGSHFFLTDAKGNSATIALLNGKYTVLTNKEMPMPLLCNNQYHKDLAAAKKFDFLGGNEKFDFEQNIKWEDRYSRAYYMLKNYTYDEKPVDYAWNILNSIHPGEWQTVIDTRKMNLYFRSDLKKEVKTIDLKKLDFSRNAAIKYLDIHTDETGIVNGDFQNLTTLKNNQYGEKGFPIGYDNKEFGESDILKN, encoded by the coding sequence ATGAAAATTTTCTTTCTCCGATACATATTGATATCCGCTCTCGTTTACTCAGTCCAAAGTAAAGCGTGCTCGGCATTTTTGCTGACTGGGAACAATTATAACGTCGTTGGCTTTAATGAAAACTGGAAAACAATGCCAGGAATGATCGTCATTAATAAGCGGGATGTCCTGAAAAGGAATATCAGCTGGCAAAATCTGACAACTGATCAAACACAAGCCAATAAACAATGGACTTCAAAATTCGGTTCCGTTACGTTTAATCTTTTGGGATATGACCTTCCCTGCTACGGCGTCAATGAAAAAGGTCTTTTTTTGGTTGAATTATATCTCGAAGAGACCAGTAAAGTATATAATCCAAAACAGCCTGATATGTTCTGGGCACAATGGATTCAGTATCAGTTGGACAACTACAAAACGGTAAAAGAAGTGGTAGACCATCTGAATGATGGTCCCAACATTAACTGGTGGCCCAATGCAGCAGGGAGTCATTTTTTCCTGACCGATGCCAAAGGAAATTCTGCAACGATCGCCTTATTAAACGGGAAATACACCGTACTTACCAATAAGGAAATGCCAATGCCATTGCTATGCAACAATCAGTACCATAAGGATCTGGCCGCTGCTAAAAAATTTGATTTTCTTGGCGGAAATGAAAAGTTTGATTTTGAACAGAACATAAAATGGGAAGACCGCTACAGCCGTGCGTACTACATGCTAAAAAATTATACGTACGATGAAAAGCCTGTCGACTATGCGTGGAATATTTTAAACTCTATACATCCCGGCGAATGGCAGACGGTCATTGATACCAGGAAAATGAATCTGTATTTCAGATCTGATCTGAAGAAAGAGGTAAAGACCATAGATCTCAAAAAGTTGGATTTCTCCAGAAATGCGGCTATAAAATACTTAGATATCCATACCGATGAGACCGGAATTGTGAACGGGGACTTTCAAAATCTTACAACTCTAAAAAATAATCAATATGGGGAGAAAGGGTTTCCAATAGGCTATGATAATAAAGAATTTGGAGAATCGGACATTTTGAAAAACTGA
- a CDS encoding CPBP family intramembrane glutamic endopeptidase translates to MIQPLVNWLCNEPADYSTFEHIKGDTAQYLKWLYRMWISAAIGEELLFRAFAFAQLKNIFGDKKILIVILSALMFCLPHLYQGTAGLIMTFVFGIAFGFLYIKFKNIWINIIVHGLIDTVFLTLSYLGYIEFYQFIW, encoded by the coding sequence ATGATCCAGCCGCTGGTCAATTGGCTTTGCAACGAACCAGCTGATTATTCTACTTTTGAGCACATCAAAGGTGACACGGCACAGTATCTCAAATGGCTGTACAGAATGTGGATCAGTGCTGCGATAGGAGAGGAATTGCTGTTCAGGGCATTTGCTTTCGCTCAACTGAAAAATATCTTCGGTGATAAGAAAATTCTTATAGTGATCCTTTCCGCATTGATGTTCTGTCTGCCCCATTTGTACCAAGGTACGGCAGGACTGATCATGACATTCGTATTCGGGATTGCTTTTGGATTTTTATATATCAAATTCAAAAATATCTGGATCAATATCATTGTCCACGGACTGATAGATACCGTTTTTCTCACATTGAGCTACTTGGGATACATAGAGTTCTACCAGTTTATCTGGTAA
- a CDS encoding DUF3945 domain-containing protein yields the protein MSIDSVEAHYSNYLDIQRNQNSQNSKSNQNDHHSFSSENKPAFHFRSQRYLYDPKQINWDIICKTGLSREMLENMNALEPLLKGYKTPMLLPINIENSSSVLTTDARIALRVGNAGHLEIRFFPVKPEPDYTKPYLGHTFSKEDRINLQETGNMGRVVDLIHPITNEIQPSLISRDRLTNDLIPLSTQYIRIPLTIKGVTLDQNQKNTLKEGKPLYLENMISKRGTLFNATVQFNADRQYVEFLFSKNIRTLQSKTVKGYNLNHPELGIPITFRDKRLFSWQIEKLKKGEPTYINGLTDKNGKKYQGYITYDKNIGKFQFSFKNPVKEQARINKF from the coding sequence GTGTCCATAGATTCAGTAGAAGCTCATTACAGTAATTACCTAGACATTCAAAGAAATCAAAACAGTCAAAACAGTAAAAGCAATCAAAACGACCACCACAGTTTTTCAAGTGAAAATAAACCTGCGTTTCATTTCAGATCACAGCGTTACCTCTATGATCCTAAACAAATCAACTGGGATATCATTTGCAAAACAGGACTGAGCAGGGAAATGCTTGAGAACATGAATGCACTTGAACCATTACTCAAAGGCTATAAAACTCCTATGCTTCTTCCCATCAATATTGAAAACAGTTCATCAGTCTTAACAACAGATGCAAGAATAGCGTTAAGAGTCGGAAACGCAGGACATCTGGAAATCCGGTTTTTTCCCGTTAAACCGGAACCTGACTACACCAAACCTTACTTAGGGCATACTTTCAGCAAAGAAGACCGGATCAATTTACAGGAAACAGGTAATATGGGCAGGGTAGTGGATCTCATCCATCCCATCACCAACGAAATCCAGCCATCCCTTATCAGCAGAGACCGTCTGACCAATGACCTTATTCCATTAAGCACACAATACATCAGAATTCCCCTCACCATCAAAGGAGTCACCCTCGACCAAAACCAAAAAAACACGCTAAAAGAGGGCAAACCGCTCTACCTTGAAAACATGATTTCCAAAAGAGGAACACTATTCAATGCCACCGTCCAGTTCAATGCAGACCGGCAATATGTTGAATTTCTATTCAGCAAAAATATAAGAACCCTTCAAAGCAAAACCGTAAAAGGATACAATCTCAACCATCCGGAACTGGGAATACCAATCACATTCCGTGACAAAAGACTCTTCTCATGGCAGATAGAAAAACTCAAAAAAGGAGAGCCTACATACATCAATGGCCTGACAGACAAAAACGGAAAGAAGTACCAGGGCTACATCACCTATGACAAGAATATTGGGAAGTTTCAATTTTCGTTTAAAAATCCGGTAAAAGAACAAGCAAGGATAAATAAATTCTAA
- a CDS encoding DUF3945 domain-containing protein, whose amino-acid sequence MEKNNHSQADIQNLQHEAQHADPKSTPAIKSSDTLLVLHNSSKIIGIVQDINPDGTILHTPPYQKTSEQILRIEQNENAFKEFYTDFYHQLKKPEDYSFFKVTEYEAHQTATDLQQYVNESSYEDLMLLKEYEVSIDSVEAHQTNYLSNQSNHNTQNTYNNQQSFSNQNPSEFRFSSQRYLYSPEQINWDIICKTGLSREKLENMNALEPLLKGYKTPMLLPINIENSSSVLTTDARIALRVGNAGHLEIRFFPVKPEPDYTKPYLGHTFSKEDQINLQETGNMGRVVDLIHPITNEIQPSLISRDRLTNDLIPLSTQYIRIPLTIKGVTLDQNQKNTLKEGKPLYLENMISKRGTLFNATVQFNADRQYVEFLFSKNIRTLQSKTVKGHNLNHQKSEIPITFRDKKLFPWQIEKLKKGEPAYINGLTDKNGKTYQGYISYDNNIGKFEFSFKNPLKEQERINKPFNKSKGRKM is encoded by the coding sequence ATGGAAAAAAATAATCACTCACAAGCCGATATACAAAATCTTCAACACGAAGCTCAGCATGCTGATCCGAAATCCACTCCTGCTATAAAATCATCCGATACCTTACTGGTTCTTCATAACAGCAGTAAGATCATTGGTATTGTACAGGATATTAATCCTGACGGTACAATACTCCACACACCACCTTATCAGAAAACATCAGAACAAATCCTGAGAATAGAACAAAATGAAAATGCCTTTAAGGAGTTCTATACAGACTTTTACCATCAGCTAAAAAAGCCTGAAGATTACTCTTTCTTCAAAGTCACTGAATATGAAGCTCATCAGACCGCAACAGATTTACAGCAATATGTCAACGAATCATCATATGAAGACCTCATGTTGCTGAAAGAATATGAAGTGTCCATAGACTCAGTAGAAGCACACCAGACTAATTATTTAAGCAATCAAAGCAATCATAACACTCAAAACACTTATAACAACCAACAAAGTTTTTCCAATCAAAACCCATCTGAATTCCGCTTCAGTTCACAGCGTTACCTCTACAGTCCTGAACAAATTAACTGGGATATCATTTGCAAAACAGGACTGAGCAGAGAAAAGCTTGAAAACATGAATGCACTTGAACCATTACTCAAAGGCTATAAAACTCCTATGCTTCTTCCCATCAATATCGAAAACAGTTCATCAGTCTTAACAACAGATGCAAGAATAGCGCTCAGAGTCGGAAACGCAGGACATCTGGAAATCCGGTTTTTTCCCGTTAAACCGGAACCTGACTACACCAAACCTTACTTAGGGCATACTTTCAGCAAAGAAGACCAGATCAATTTACAGGAAACAGGAAATATGGGCAGGGTAGTCGATCTCATCCATCCCATCACCAACGAAATCCAGCCATCCCTTATCAGCAGAGACCGTCTGACCAATGACCTTATTCCATTAAGCACACAATACATCAGAATTCCCCTCACCATCAAAGGAGTCACCCTCGACCAAAACCAAAAAAACACGCTAAAAGAGGGCAAACCGCTCTACCTTGAAAACATGATTTCCAAAAGAGGAACACTATTCAATGCCACCGTCCAGTTCAATGCAGACCGGCAGTATGTTGAATTCCTGTTCAGCAAAAATATAAGAACCCTTCAAAGCAAAACCGTAAAAGGACACAATCTCAACCATCAGAAATCAGAAATTCCCATCACATTCCGTGATAAAAAACTTTTCCCATGGCAGATCGAAAAACTTAAAAAAGGAGAGCCTGCGTACATCAATGGCCTGACAGACAAAAACGGAAAAACGTACCAGGGCTACATCAGCTATGACAATAATATTGGAAAGTTTGAATTTTCATTTAAAAACCCGCTAAAAGAACAGGAAAGGATAAATAAACCTTTTAACAAATCCAAAGGCCGCAAAATGTAA
- a CDS encoding histone H1 → MKELIKKINAEFEAFSTEASLQSEKGNKAAGTRAGKSALELSKLFKEFRKVSLEESKK, encoded by the coding sequence ATGAAAGAACTTATCAAAAAAATCAATGCTGAATTTGAAGCATTTTCGACTGAAGCGAGTCTGCAATCTGAAAAAGGAAACAAGGCAGCAGGAACAAGAGCCGGAAAATCAGCTTTGGAACTAAGCAAACTTTTTAAGGAATTCCGAAAAGTTTCTCTTGAGGAATCAAAAAAATAA
- a CDS encoding beta-lactamase family protein, translating to MIFIFKKTLAAIVLFSCTVSVFSQTDSIDVFIQNQMQKRKIPGLELAIVRQGKIIKTGYYGLANIQDSISVSSKSVFTINSITKAFVGVAILQLVEEGKLKLNSPISEYLTDIPENWKLVKVQQLLSHTSGIPDLVDEEEAVMIADNFDASWKKVIAMPNDFKAGEEFRYNQTNYYLLGLIINKLSGMTFQEFITKGQLQKVGMPMTIRSGFGATKELVPNAANSYQFSKGKLNNMFFSFPPALQTAAGMSSTANELAKWIIALQNMELLKQKSSLEALWKPDVLNNGKTAGFSLLLNGYAAGWPTIIRDEHPAVAPVGGGRAALFVYPNDDLSIIVLTNLSGGTPDVFIDELAGLFIPDMKEANGFGMSPSAKSLKMVLDKNGYKNASETAKKLKSKNKNFVLTENEINIWGYKLISQKRLGDALELFKLNVSLYPSSGNAYDSLGETYLELENYDLALKNYEQTLKLDPQNKNAQEIIKKLKSKH from the coding sequence ATGATTTTCATTTTCAAAAAGACATTGGCTGCAATTGTATTATTTTCCTGTACTGTCTCAGTTTTCTCTCAGACAGACAGCATTGATGTGTTTATCCAAAATCAAATGCAGAAACGTAAAATTCCGGGATTGGAATTGGCAATCGTCAGACAAGGTAAAATTATAAAAACAGGCTATTACGGATTGGCGAATATTCAGGATTCTATCTCTGTAAGCAGTAAATCTGTATTTACCATTAATTCCATTACCAAAGCGTTTGTGGGTGTTGCTATTTTACAATTGGTAGAAGAAGGAAAATTAAAACTGAATTCGCCTATCTCAGAATACCTTACTGATATTCCGGAAAACTGGAAATTGGTGAAAGTTCAGCAATTGTTATCTCACACATCCGGAATTCCTGACCTTGTGGATGAAGAGGAAGCTGTAATGATCGCTGATAATTTTGATGCGTCCTGGAAAAAAGTAATCGCTATGCCTAATGATTTCAAGGCTGGTGAAGAATTCAGATATAACCAGACCAATTATTATTTGCTTGGTCTGATCATTAATAAGCTGAGTGGAATGACGTTCCAGGAATTCATTACGAAAGGGCAACTTCAAAAAGTGGGCATGCCAATGACTATCCGATCTGGTTTCGGGGCAACGAAAGAATTGGTTCCCAATGCTGCTAACAGCTATCAGTTTTCAAAAGGTAAACTCAACAATATGTTCTTCTCCTTTCCTCCGGCATTACAAACGGCAGCGGGAATGAGTTCCACAGCCAACGAACTAGCCAAATGGATCATCGCATTGCAGAATATGGAATTACTAAAGCAAAAATCCAGTTTAGAAGCACTTTGGAAACCTGATGTATTGAACAATGGAAAAACAGCAGGATTCAGTTTACTTCTCAATGGTTACGCAGCAGGATGGCCAACAATCATCAGAGATGAGCATCCTGCAGTCGCACCTGTTGGAGGTGGACGTGCGGCATTATTTGTTTATCCAAACGATGACCTTTCTATTATCGTGTTGACCAATTTATCTGGTGGAACTCCTGATGTTTTTATAGATGAACTGGCTGGGTTGTTCATTCCCGATATGAAAGAAGCCAACGGTTTTGGAATGTCACCGTCAGCAAAATCCTTGAAAATGGTTTTAGACAAAAACGGGTATAAAAATGCCAGCGAAACAGCGAAAAAATTAAAATCAAAAAATAAGAATTTCGTTTTGACGGAAAATGAAATCAATATTTGGGGGTACAAATTGATTTCTCAAAAAAGGCTGGGAGATGCTTTGGAATTATTTAAATTAAATGTTTCACTGTATCCTTCAAGCGGTAATGCTTATGACAGTTTGGGAGAAACATATCTTGAACTTGAAAATTATGATCTTGCACTTAAAAATTACGAACAGACCTTAAAACTAGATCCACAAAATAAAAATGCGCAGGAAATAATCAAAAAACTGAAATCAAAGCATTAA
- a CDS encoding DUF4099 domain-containing protein has protein sequence MEDVPWESLAEIDIDREKLESMGALESLLKGYKTPMLISIPLSDGY, from the coding sequence ATTGAAGATGTTCCGTGGGAATCATTGGCTGAGATTGATATTGACCGTGAGAAGCTGGAAAGTATGGGAGCGTTGGAATCTTTGCTGAAAGGATATAAAACGCCGATGTTGATTTCTATTCCGCTGAGTGATGGATATTAA
- a CDS encoding DUF3945 domain-containing protein has translation MVDVRLQLKSDDRGEVAVRIHRVREKPDLREKFIGHEFTEEDELNLLKSGNMGRVVGLVDPWTDEVFPSLISRDRLTNELIPLRMDFVRIPVICGVTLNLEQVKILCEGKPLFIENMLSKKGCLFSATVQFNTDKQWIEFYLRRI, from the coding sequence ATGGTCGATGTACGGTTGCAGTTAAAGTCGGATGACCGTGGGGAAGTGGCTGTCCGTATTCACAGGGTTCGTGAGAAACCTGATCTTAGGGAGAAGTTTATTGGGCATGAGTTTACGGAAGAGGATGAGTTGAACTTGTTGAAGTCAGGGAATATGGGAAGGGTAGTGGGTCTTGTTGATCCGTGGACAGATGAAGTGTTTCCTTCGTTGATCAGTAGGGACAGGCTGACCAATGAGTTGATTCCTTTAAGAATGGATTTTGTCAGAATTCCAGTGATTTGTGGGGTGACTTTGAATCTGGAACAGGTGAAGATTCTTTGTGAGGGCAAGCCTTTGTTTATTGAAAATATGTTGTCGAAGAAGGGATGTCTTTTTTCTGCAACGGTGCAGTTTAATACGGATAAGCAGTGGATTGAGTTTTATTTAAGAAGAATTTGA
- a CDS encoding DUF4236 domain-containing protein — protein MAWSYRKRIKIVPGVHLNFSKRGISTSIGVKGASLNFSSSGTRLNTSVFGFSNSYKITGNPSQRSQHPQSYPLPVPDYNQTFPDNIFSADIHEITSQDMSGIKESILVAQRQKIELEADLKKIKKALTFSKTKKIVSYILIYGFVNKKVVQAIDRDITAQKEVIIETQIVIDNSAISIDIQFDDPTKKKYERLYYAFKNLSTSHRIWDITGAHYQDRVVARSNASTLVNRREVKLGLKTLPIIKSNYEALYFQNINGADLYFYPTFVLMYTSNQNFAIIGIDELNLSITSVNFTETSAVPGDSKIVRKTWAKVNKNGTPDKRFKNNYQIPVVQYGRIYLSTSTGMNEEYQMSNFEFTKEFGEAFQEYKISCKSI, from the coding sequence ATGGCTTGGTCTTACAGAAAAAGAATCAAAATTGTACCGGGCGTACATCTAAATTTCAGCAAAAGAGGCATCTCAACCAGCATAGGAGTAAAAGGAGCTAGTTTAAATTTCAGTTCTTCGGGAACCAGATTAAATACGAGCGTTTTTGGATTCTCAAATTCTTATAAAATTACAGGCAATCCATCACAAAGATCACAACATCCACAATCTTATCCGCTTCCTGTACCTGATTATAATCAAACTTTTCCTGATAATATATTTAGTGCAGATATACACGAAATTACCTCTCAGGATATGTCAGGAATTAAAGAATCGATCTTAGTAGCACAACGGCAAAAAATCGAATTAGAGGCAGATTTAAAGAAAATAAAAAAAGCATTAACTTTTTCTAAAACAAAGAAAATAGTAAGTTATATTTTGATTTACGGCTTTGTAAATAAAAAGGTTGTTCAGGCAATCGATCGAGATATTACTGCTCAAAAAGAGGTGATCATTGAAACACAAATTGTGATTGATAACTCGGCAATTAGTATTGATATTCAATTTGATGATCCGACAAAAAAGAAGTATGAACGTTTATATTATGCCTTTAAAAACTTAAGTACATCCCATCGTATTTGGGATATTACCGGTGCTCATTATCAAGATCGCGTAGTTGCAAGATCTAACGCCAGCACATTGGTAAACAGAAGAGAAGTTAAATTAGGATTAAAAACGCTTCCTATTATTAAATCTAATTATGAAGCACTATATTTCCAAAATATAAATGGAGCTGATCTCTACTTCTACCCTACTTTTGTACTAATGTATACCAGTAATCAAAACTTTGCAATCATTGGAATCGATGAGCTTAATCTGAGCATTACCTCTGTAAACTTCACTGAAACATCAGCTGTCCCGGGAGACTCTAAAATTGTCAGAAAAACATGGGCAAAGGTTAACAAAAATGGCACCCCCGATAAGAGGTTTAAAAATAATTATCAGATCCCCGTAGTACAATATGGCAGAATATATTTATCTACATCAACTGGGATGAATGAAGAATATCAAATGAGCAATTTTGAATTTACCAAAGAGTTTGGAGAAGCATTTCAGGAATATAAAATTTCATGTAAATCAATTTAA